The genomic region AATTTTAGTAAAGTTATGTAGATAGAAGATGAATGAATACACAGAAAAGTAGAAACTGACCACGTTTGACAAACAGATTTTTCTTTGCCATTTCTGTGTGAAGAACTGACTTAGATTCTGCATCAAAAACCATATCCTAAACCATAGCAATCAATTAAGTGAGTGAGTGATTCATGTAATGCAGGCAGTATATGTATTATTATGAGTATGAATATATTATGAAAAAGAAAAGGAGGGGACCTGAAGAGCATCTCTAGCTTGAATAGCAAAATGTGGAGCAGAGAAAAGAGCAAAACCCAAAGGAACTTCTCCTTTAAAGTTAATCTGAGAAGCTTCGTAACCTGGTAACCATCTCAGCAAATTCGGTAATTCTCTTTCCTTTACGTCTTCAGGTAGACCAGATATGAAGATAGTCCTAACctcttcaccaccaccaccaccactaccacccatCATTATGTTATTACGATTGCTGTCTAATGACATCGGAGAATGTGGTGGTGCAGCTGCTACAACCACCGGTGGAGATGGACCACCTCCCACCGGGGCCCACTgtggatgatgatggtgatgatgatgctgATGTGGATGATGGTATTGATGCATTCCATTACCAGACATCTCTCTCTGTGTAGCTGTAGCTGTAGCTGTAGCTGCTTTTTAACAAGATCGATCGGTGTACAGATGGATTTTCTGGCTGATATACCCAAATTACGAAACCCTAGAATTTACAACTGCTTGCCTTTGCCTGTCTCTTttaattttcttctactattattatttttattctattCTATTTGCACGGTATGTCCTGCATTATCTTTATCTGTGCATTTCTAGTACTTCTATTTTCTCAATACCGAATGGAGTTATAAAACAAAAATGCTAAAACTACATCTTTCGGTCCTTACGATAAtattaactagaaaaaaattcgaccgcgcgttgctgcggttgtattcaacgtgaggtcgaatttgaatatacgttatttggtacctaatatatctagtatgtTAGGTTGTTTGTtgaacgtgtatgtatatgtatgaaatatagcccaaaatatatttttttaacgatgtccgtttcacgtatagttagtcgcgttgtgttcataaaagtatttcgagttgaacggtggtttcgaaaaaatttaactcacaACGAGCGAGAATATATGgctcgttatttagtgtttttttaacgatgtccgtttcacgtatagttagtcccgttgggttcatcagattttttcaagttgaacggtggtctcgaaaaaatttaacttgcaccgagcgagaagatagagcccgttataATTTCGGGTGaagttagtttcttttattttaataaaattatatatatacagtttCTACCCTAAAAATTATAAACTTgagggtcgttgtgtaaattgagcggaAGTTGAGGGATTGTTTATAGTGTGAACGAAAACTCAAAAAAAAAATCAGATAAAACTTAAACTACAAAAGTTGGCATGACATTTAGTAtatagggataataataataataataataataataataataataataataataataataataataataataataataataatataataataataataataataataataataataataataataataatacatgttttGTCCTTTATACAAATTCATTATAACGATAGTGGTTTTTCTTCTGTAGTCATATTGCATAATCATCATTGTACAAATAAATATATTGTACAAATAAAAGGCTCAATATATTTATTCATGTTATAGTCGGGGCTCACGGGTTCAAGACTAGACAATATGATATCAATGCACACATCAAGTTTATGTGAAAAGAAATTTGCTCAAGAATTTCTTGCATTGTGCTATTTGTGATTCAGCTATATATCATTTTCCAAATTAGTTTCAATTTGAAATGGGGTTTTTTTCTTCATATAAGCTATTGTTAATTGTCTTGTGAATCAAATTTTACTTCTAACAATACAATAACGTCAACAATCGGTGATAGACTACATTCAGAAAACGTGTAATCAATCAATAAGTATGTTTCCGACAATGATTATACATTCGTATTGCCGGATTTTCTCATGTCATGTCATAGTGAACTTTTGTTACGATACCATTTTTATCATGTTTCAATTATGAAACATGTTAACATATTACAGATTTCTAATGGATATTCATTAACTTGTTTAACCGAATGGATGTAAATGTGATgaatgaactgaaattaaatggttAAATATACGAATATATACAATTATAAAAATTAAGTGGATACAAATACGAATATGGATCAAAATTAgataaatactccgtaatatagTTATAACATCACGTGATTCATTTCCTTCATGAAACCAAATCATCACCCAAAGGGTTATGTAGAAATCATGTCAAAACTCTTGAACTTAAACTCATCAATATATCACATCAGCTAAAAGTTCAAAAAATTAAACTTCTTTTTCATAAACATAAAGCAAGCCTGATAAGAAAGAAGCACTAAGCTCACACAAAGTCATGACAAAGTGTTATTAGACCACTTACACTAgaatgtaaattttttttttctgtcacGTCAACGTCACATCAGTGATAAAACTACAAGATTGAACCTAAGCAGAACCATGACAACATAtgcacataaatacacataaacaCCCATACACATCTTGTTCAACTCCAAACCCTTACGACATTCTTCAAGACTAAATCGTGCCCATGGTTTAGTCTTGAAGACTAGGCACTAAGAAGAAGACtaagagcactgggagtggtgactgaggtcacttggAATGTCAGGCGCGACTTGATGAGTCAGAAAAAATGGGGAGTGGTGACCTATGTCAGTTagtgtgttagttagtgtgttaaaataatattttattatatttaataaattatccttttggaaaaaaaaaaagcaaaaataaaaaaaaagtgggTAACATCCGTCGCCTGGAGGACTGACCGAAGTGAAACGAAGGTGTGCGACGGATGTGGGGAGTGGGAAATTGGAGACGCAGGGGTGAGACGGGGAGGCGACTGACCTCCACTCCCAGCGCTCTAAACACACCATACTAGACCCAAAATTGGAAGGCATCAAACATCTACAGTGACAACTTATACAAATTCCAACCATGACTAATAAACACTTAATTATGCCCATTCAACAGGAGACTCAAAACACTAACATGTGACCATATTATGTATAAGATGTCTACTAAGTTAGCCATTAGGCCAAGTCTAGGTTGAACAAAAACACATAAGAAAGCATGCAAAAAGGGTTTGTCCCCATTCTAGCTTGATTTGGTGAGTTCAATACAATTCTTCGGATAGTTTGTAAATAAAACACATGGAGAACAATCACAAAGACAAAAACTTTAACCTCTTAGAACTAACTAGCTATACATGGGTAGTTTGCAAAACCTTGAACCTGCCTCAAGCCAATTACAGGGAGAATCTGAAGACAATACATTGGTTCGCTAGGCCTAGGACTCAGACTCTAATGCATTAAGTATGTAAGACTAACAAAGGCCGGGAGACTTGAACATACAAGTAGTAACAATAGCTGTTCAAAGAATGAATTAGTAGTGTATATTTATACATCAGCACAACCTGCAATCTATATATTGCAGAAACATCACCAGCAACAAGTGAGCAAGAGAATTCAAGCGCTTGACTTGCCCATTCTCTGTCTCAAAATCTGCATCCCCATGTACCTGCAGTAAATGCCAACAATTGTTATATTACATTATAGTGTTATACAAACAATGATGTGAATGCCAACTCATACGAAACAAAATGACATCACTGATTATTAGAACAACAAAATGGTTATTACCTGCCGAGCATCAAAAGAGTAGCCTGTGGGTTGGTCCCTGGTGAGATGGTAAATGTGGAACCATCAACCACACGAAGAGAACGAACACCCACAACCTTCAAATTGTGATCTACAACCCTCCCAACAACACAACCTCCATGGTAATGCCATATTGTGCTCACCGTTTGTCGACAGAATTCTCTCATCAAGATATTGTTTGACTGGTCAACCGGCAAGGCAGGACCCACAAATCTGAAGTCCGTTCCAGACCATTCCCAGAACTTAAAATCATCCATTGCTCGGCTTCTAAGCAAGTCTCCAATCTTTCTGGTCCCATTCACACATCTCTCAAGATCCACAGGGTTACTGAAATAGTTGAATCGCACAATGGGATTTGTCCTCACATCTGTTGATGCCAATCGAAGCATCCCAGAAGAGTGGGGCCCGATAATCTTCTCCATAATGCTAGCAACAGTAAGATACAACGGAGAAGACGAAGGCCTGAGGAAAACAGAGTATGCAGGGGATGAAAAAGGAAACACATTAGAGGCTGCTTCAAGATAAGCACCTGAATCTGTTATCCCCACAACCTGTATCAGAGAATGCTCCAGTGGAACTGGTGACACAATTGATATGCCATTTCTAGGGTTATCATACATATAATTCCCAACATATGCCGAGTGACGTACAACTGGTATCCCCCAAGAAGAAAGATAAGGTCGCGGCCCAATACCACTCAACATAAGCAACTGCGGTGTCCCAATCGCACCAGCACATAAAATCACCTCACCATCATCCTTTAACATAGCATGATGATATCCACCAAGAAGATCATGAAATACAACCCCAATAGCAGTCTGTCTAGACGTCAATGAATACGAAGGAGCGAATAAAACCCGATCAACGCTAGCGTGGATACCCACTTTGATATTCGCTGCAGTAGCCAAGTTTAAAAGATCAGCAGCACTATGTCTACGACCACTGCTATCAAATGTTGACCCGCCAATCTTGGTACCACGAGTATGATTAAACGTAAAACCGTTAAAAGGCTCCACACCAGCTTCCAACAACCCGTCACGAACTGCAGTTTGCCACGTCTGTAACTCAGGTTTAAAGACAATTGCTTTCTCAACCCATTCGTAAGAACGTTGGACCACATGGGAATCAAAATTAATACCAGATCTTTTGTAGAAATCTTCATCTGCTCGACTGTAAAACCCGGCATTAATGGCGCTACTGCCGCCAAGAACACGACCACGGGCATTAGGGACACCGTCTTCTGAAGTGAATGTTTGTGCAGGTGAGTCAAATTGGTCAAAGTGAGTGAGTAAAGGAAGAAAACCTTCACGAGTCATGACGTTAGGGTTTGTAAAAGGAACACCACCTCTTTCAAGAAGCAAGACTCGATATTTTTTTGATAATGTGGCTGCAAGTGGGCAACCAGCCGTACCACCACCCACTATTATGTAATCGTAAGTGTCATGTAACGGAAGTTGCGTTGCGTTTACTACGAATTCCATGTAAGCCGTACCTGTTGGATAACGATTcacgaaaatgattttttttagtgATTCAAGAAAATGAAATCTATTAAAGAACACAACTTTGAGGAGATTTTACTTACGATTGCTTTGATGATCGGATTGGGCTAGCGTAGTATTCGCAATTAGAGTGATAATCGTTAGAAGGAAGAAGAAACCGCTTCTGATTGACGCCATTTTAATTTCTTTCTTGAAAATGGTGGGTTAGGGTTTTTGAGGGATTCTTGAAACAAGAAATCATAACTTTGGTGGATGAGTGAATTTGGGGTTGTTTATGGAAAATTGGGGTTTAGAATTATACCCGAATCaacgtttatattgattataataatGAGTGTGAGTGTGCGATCTTCTTCAAGAAGAGAAGAAAGTGTTTTGTTTGAATCGGAGAAGACGGTCAATAAAGCTTCTTTGGGGGGAATTTTaatttattcattttttttttttagaacgcgTATGGCAATCCAACGCCGTCTATTGGCCGTATCTCTTTCTAACGTAACGGTTACTGACGTCGACGGATGAAGCCGTTAATTGACGCCGTTAATTTATTATTCATAATGTTTTGAAAACGTGTGTTTAGTAGCACAcattttgttataataataataataatatagatatggatagtcaattttggtgtatacatatagtcaattttggtacacaaagtatgtatttttatattgagattttaggctataaatactcatgaatgcaagcattaaacttgcaccatttctcacacttacaaagtgtttctttctttctctccattatcatctttgttcttacacttcattattagtattctaaatcaagaatcaaatcactaaaggtagttataagcctactgaattataacatcaagaatcaaaccactaaaggtagttataagcctactgaattataacatcaagaatcaaaccactaaaggtagttataagcctactgaattataacacgttatcagcacgataatcttaatactaaatatggttggctctgccaccaaaatgatatatggtcggttataccaccaaaatgatatatgatcggttataccaccaaaatgatatatggtcggttataccaccaaaatgatatatggtcggttataccaccagaatgatataggtcggttataccacctgaaaaaatatatggtcgacactgtcgccaaattttcatttatgtttactaatatttatatttttgttatataacatttatttatgattgcttacacatggtcgacactgtcacctacttatcatttatgttatattaaatttatgtttaatgtttatatacttatgaatataaattgactctaatttatcatgatgtttgttttaatttttgataatagaaaatgtcgaatctggaaaagcttaaatttactcctttagaatcaactggaaacaactacatgccatgggttataaaagtaaaaatgcatcttaaatcaatgggcattcttgaaaccataaatgaaaacaacacttgttctgaaaaagaacaagctacggcatgttgctttattcatcaacatattgatgaatgcttacaaaataattatgtgactgtagaagatccccatgttttatgggaaggtctcaaaagcagattcaataatcaaagagaaattttacttccagctgcaatggaacaatggagaacattaaggttccaagactttaagaaagtaaatgaatacagctcagctctgtataatacatgttcacaacttaaattctgtggacatgaaattagtgatgcagacatgatggagaaaactttctccacaatgaatgctgcaaacatcacagtgcaaagaaatttgagaatgctaaagttcaaaacatatcctgaacttaattcatatctcttagttgcagagcaaaatgatgagctattaatgaaaaatcagcaatcccgtcctactggtacacttgcaatccctgaagcaaatactgcaaataattataaacagggacaaggacgcgggcaaggtcgtggttataataaccatcaccatcatcatgccaaaagccataactatggtagaaaccatccttatggtaatggtaatgggcgtggacgtggtcgtggtcgtggccgtggtggtcaaagaaatagtaatccacgaaaatataaatatcaaccacaaaacaagcccattaaacaagatgttgaagaaaattcttctaaaaattctgaagaatcttgctacagatgtggtagaatgggccactgggctaatacttgccgaacatctaaacatcttgttaagatgtatcaggattcgctgaaaggtaaagaaaaggaagtaaattttgtggataatattgatccaacagtcactgagaaaccatctgatttatatgaagatttcttgaatgtttaagttgtgtgtcttttgaaaaataaacgatttaatatcgtctgtctttgtcattatgtttgctaaatgtttcagtactatctatttgcgtttaaaatattgtgtaatattaatgtactcactatttatttcttatatatgaagttcaatatgaattttgctggaatacaacatcaatcaagtggtggagatctctgtatagcagacagtggaactacacacactatacttaaatccgagaaatattttattgatctaaaaccaacggaaggaactatacatacaatatcaggacctgctaacttgataaaagggataggaaaggcaaatttcatactaccaaatggtacaaaatttttaataaatgatgccttattttctcccaagtcaagcagaaatttattgagtttctccgacatataccttaacgggtatgattatcagtcagtgacaacagaaaatgagaaatatttaagtatcactgacaagagtcatgtggttgaaaaactaccaagacttagttctggattacattatacacatataaatgtaccagaaatacatatgatagttaacgaaaaatatattgatcctggtgtattcagtttatggcataacagattaggccatccaggatcaacaatgatgaaaaggattattgaatgtactcatggacatccactaaaggataaaaaaatccatcatgatacaatggttccatgtacatcttgctctcttggaaaattgataactagaccctcaccacttaaggttgagaaagaatcaccaatgtttcttgaaagaattcaaggtgatatatgtggaccaattcatccaccatgtggaccatttagatatttcatggttctaatagacgcatctagcagatggtctcatgtttgtctgttatcaagccgtaatgtggcatttgcaaaatttcttgcccaaattattaaattgagagctcattttcctgattacaccattaaaagggtgagacttgataatgctggtgaatttacatctcaagcatttaatgactattgcatgtctataggaattgttgttgaacattctgttgctcatgtgcatacacaaaatggtttagccgagtcattgattaaacgtttacagttaatcgctagaccattgataatgagaacaaaactccctgtatctatatggggtcatgcaattttacatgctgctgcattgattcgcatcagaccaagtgcaagtcataaatattcccccctacaacttgcttttggtcaagagccaaatatttcccatcttagaacatttggttgtgcagtgtatgttccaattgcgacaccacaacgtacaaaaatgggtcctcaaaggaggttgggaatatatgttggatatgaaacatcttcaatattaaggtatattgaacctatgacaggtgacgtttttacagcacgttttgctgattgtcattttaatgaaacattgttccctagattagggggagaaatgaaaaataaagaaaatgatgtttcatggtgtgaacctcaattaaagtatcttgatcctcgcacaaaagaatgcgagacagaagttcaaaagataatgcatatacaagaacttgcaaatcaattgcctgatgcatttacagatacaaaaacggtgacaaaatcatatataccagcagtaaatactccagctcgaattgaaattccaaaagctggcaataacgtcactcatgaatctttgccacgtcagaaac from Rutidosis leptorrhynchoides isolate AG116_Rl617_1_P2 chromosome 9, CSIRO_AGI_Rlap_v1, whole genome shotgun sequence harbors:
- the LOC139867326 gene encoding (R)-mandelonitrile lyase-like, with protein sequence MASIRSGFFFLLTIITLIANTTLAQSDHQSNRTAYMEFVVNATQLPLHDTYDYIIVGGGTAGCPLAATLSKKYRVLLLERGGVPFTNPNVMTREGFLPLLTHFDQFDSPAQTFTSEDGVPNARGRVLGGSSAINAGFYSRADEDFYKRSGINFDSHVVQRSYEWVEKAIVFKPELQTWQTAVRDGLLEAGVEPFNGFTFNHTRGTKIGGSTFDSSGRRHSAADLLNLATAANIKVGIHASVDRVLFAPSYSLTSRQTAIGVVFHDLLGGYHHAMLKDDGEVILCAGAIGTPQLLMLSGIGPRPYLSSWGIPVVRHSAYVGNYMYDNPRNGISIVSPVPLEHSLIQVVGITDSGAYLEAASNVFPFSSPAYSVFLRPSSSPLYLTVASIMEKIIGPHSSGMLRLASTDVRTNPIVRFNYFSNPVDLERCVNGTRKIGDLLRSRAMDDFKFWEWSGTDFRFVGPALPVDQSNNILMREFCRQTVSTIWHYHGGCVVGRVVDHNLKVVGVRSLRVVDGSTFTISPGTNPQATLLMLGRYMGMQILRQRMGKSSA